A segment of the Bacteriovorax sp. PP10 genome:
AGAAATTAGTAGCTCCATGTAAAACATGTATTAAAGATTCTGGATTATCACTTTCTGAAATCCATGAAGTTGTTCTAGTTGGTGGTGCGATCCGTACTCCATTAGTTCAAGCTAAAGTAAAAGAGATCTTTGGAAAAGAGCCTTCAAAAGGTGTAAACCCGGATGAAGTTGTAGCTGCAGGTGCTGCGATCCAAGGTGGGGTACTAGCTGGTGACGTTAAAGACGTTCTTCTTCTAGACGTAACTCCATTATCACTTGGTATCGAAACTCTTGGTGGTGTTTCTACAAAGATCATCGAAAAGAACACAACGATTCCTACAAAGAAATCGCAAACGTTCTCGACTGCTCAAGATAACCAACCAGCAGTTTCGATTCACGTACTTCAAGGAGAAAGAGAATTTGCTAAGGACAACAAAACTTTAGGTAAATTCGACTTATCTGGAATTTCTCCAGCTCCACGTGGTGTTCCACAAATTGAAGTAACTTTTGATATCGACGCTAACGGTATTGTACACGTATCAGCTTCGGATAAAGCGACTGGAAAATCTCAGGAAATCAGAATCACTGGTGGATCTGGATTAACAGAAGAAGAAATCCAAAGAATGGTAAAAGATGCTGAAGCAAACAGATCTGCTGACCAGGAAAGACGTCAAGTTGTAGACACTCACAACCAACTTGATGGAATGATCTTCGCTTCAGAAAAAATGATTAAAGATGGTGAAGGAAAAATTTCTGCACAATCTAAAACTGAACTTGAAGCTGCAATCGTTGAAGCTAAAACTAAACTTTCTAGCGAATCAATTGATGAGTTAAAAGGTGCAGTTGAAAGACTACAAAACGTATCTCATAAAGTAGCTACAGAAATGTACCAAGCTGCTGGAGGAGCACCAGGTGCAGAAGGAGACGCTCAAGGTAACCCTGGAGCAGGTTCAACTGATGCTGGTGGATCGAACAAAAAGAACGATGACGATGTAGTAGACGCAGACTACAAAGAAGTTTAATCTTGATTTACTAAATTAATTTTACAGACGAAAGGTCTCTCCGTATGGAGGGACCTTTTTCGTAAAGGGCTGAATTACACATGAGCACGAAACGCGACTATTACGAAATCCTTGGAGTACAAAAAAGTACACCCAAAGATGAAATCAAAAAAGCATACCGTAAAATGGCGATGCAATTTCACCCTGATAAAAATCCAGGAAATCCTGAAGCAGAAGCTAAATTTAAAGAAGCATCTGAAGCAGCGGAAGTTTTATTAGATGACGACAAAAAAGCTCGTTACGATCAATTTGGCCATGCCGGTGTAAACGGGCAAGGCGGCGGCGGGCACGGTGGATTCCAAAACGGCGACTTCGGAGACTTCGGCGATATTTTCGGCGACATCTTTGGAGACATGCTTGGTGGAGGAAGAGGACGCGGAAGAGCTGGTGGTGGACGCCGTTCAACGGGAAGACCTGGGGACGATCTGCAAATGGGAATCGATATCGATTTTTCTGAAGCAGCTTTCGGAACTGAAAAAACAATATCACTTACTAAAAATGTAAGATGCGAAACATGTAGCGGATCCGGAGCAAAAGCAGGTTCAAGTCCTACGACTTGTGACTACTGTAATGGCCATGGTGAAGTTCGTCGTCAGCAAGGATTTTTTACTGTTTCATCAACTTGTCCAAAATGTAATGGTTCAGGTCAGATGATTAAAGACCCGTGTGGAACTTGTCACGGTGCTGGTAAGAGAAAGAAGAAAGTAGACCTACAAGTAAAAATCCCAGCGGGTATCGACCAAGGTCAGCGTTTAAAACTTTCTAACGAAGGTGATGCTGGATCTAACGGTGGACCAAATGGAGATCTTTACGTTGTGATTAATATCCGTGCTCATGATATTTTTGAGCGCGATGAATTTGATGTTCATTGTACTGTGCCGATTAGTTTTTCTCAGGCCGCTCTTGGAGCAGAAATGGAAGTGCCAACACTTTCAGGAAAAGTTGCTTTAAAGATTCCTGCAGGAACTCAATCTGGTGTGAAGATGCGCCTTAAAGGAAAAGGGATTCAAAGACTCGGTGGATACGGAGTTGGAGACCAGATCGTTACTGTGCATGTTGAAACACCTACGAAGCTTACTAGTGAGCAGAAAGATTTATTCCATCGTTTAGCGGAAGTGGATGAAAATTCTAATCCGATGAGCAGAGGGTTTTTTGATAAAGTTAAAGACTTGTTCCAATAGTTAGATAGAAGGCCGGGAAACCGGCCTTTTTTATGCCCGAAATCCAATCCCGACAATCTCACTCTAGTTTTTTTACCAATATCATCGCTTTTATTAAACGCCTTCACTTGTTAGAATAGTGGGATCTCAATTTTTATTAGGAACATAAGAATGAAAAGTTTTGTAGTTGTAGGTTTGTTTTTGTTTGTCTCTTCTTGTTCAGGTGTGAGCATGATTACTCCAGACAGGAAAGTGGCAGATAATATTGATACATCTAAATTATATAGACAGGATTTTTTACAAAAAATAAATGCAGCTAAAGAAAAAGTCCGTCAGGGGAAAAGTGATCTTGCGCTAAAAGATCTGGCAGCTATGAAAGAAGCGAATCTTTCGGCACCTGAAAAAGCAACGAGAAAAAATCTTATTGGTGTTATCAATTTCTCGGGAAGAAAATTTGATGTAGCTTCAAAGAATTTCGAAGAAGCATTACTTTCTTCTAAAGAAGACCCAGCACTGGAAGCACAAATCTATCTTAACTTAGGTAGTGCTTACTATAAGATGAATCAAAATGAAAAAGCGTTAGCGACATTGTCACAAGCTAATTATAAAAATCTTCAAGATGGTGAAGCAAAAAAATTCCACCAACTGCACGCACTACTGTCTCAACAATTAGGGAAAAAAGAGCAAAGCCTTTCATCTTTAATTCGTTCTCTGGAAGATAAAAAAACCATCACTGAATTAACAACTGAAGCGAGATACACACAAGCTGAAGATTTATTCATGAAGCTTTCTCCAAGTGAGCGCGTAAGACTGTTGGAAGAATTTGATCAGGAAAAAAATATTGCTGTTCCTTATCTTGCTTACAAAGAAGCAGAAAGATCATTCCGTGAAGGAGATCAGGGCCGTGTGAAGGATTACACAGACTGGATTGAAAAGCGCTACGGCGATAACACTGAAGTTATGACGCTTGTCAGAAGTTTAGGTGTAAGAAATCAGAACAATTCGACGAAAATCGACGTCCGTTACATTGGGGTTGCACTTCCTCTATCGGGCGACTTAAAAGGGCTAGGAGAGCGTGCTCTGGCCGGTATTGATATCGCACTTGAAGACATGTCACAGGATCCGGAGAAAAAATATCGTTTAGAGATTAAAGACACTAAAGGAAATCCAGCTAATGGAGCTTTCGCTGTTAAAGATTTAATCGAAGTAAATAACGTTGCGGCGATTATCGGTGGATTAAACTCGAGTGAAGCAACTAAAGAATATTTAGAAGCAAAAAAATACGGAGTGGTTTTCATTTCGTTATCAAAAGTTCTTCTTCCAAAAGAAGAAAAGAATCATTTGTTAATTGAAATTCCAGGATCAATTGAATCGCAAGTAAGCCTTCTTTTCTCTGATAAAATGCTGGGAAAAATCGGAAAACGTCCGGCAATTTTATATCCAAGAAATGATATTGGTGAAGCTTATGCCAATGAGTTTTGGAGACAATCGAAGAAAAATAATCTTGATATCACGGGACTGATTTCTTTTGATACAAATCAAACAGACTACCGCGATCCAATCAAAAATATTCTAGGAATTAAGTTTAATCGTGAGCGTGAAGAAGAGCTTTCAATTGTTAACGACATTGCTCATTTAGAGAGTAAAAAGAGTATTAAGCGCCTTCAAAACCTTCAACCGCAAGTTGATTTTGACTGGGTATTTGTTCCGGCCCTTCCTCGTGAAACAGTTCAATTGCTTCCGAACTTTAATTACTTTGATGCTTTCAACTTGAGCTACGTAGGAGTTCCAAGCTGGAGATCAGAATTAATGGTGAATGAAGGCTACAGATACGGGAATGTTTTCTTCATGGATGAGTCAATGGGAACAGCTGAAACAGCATTTACTCAAAAATTCTTTGCAAAATTCAAGAAACAGCCGAACTTTGTAGAAACTATTGCCTATGACTCACTAAAGATTTTATCCGAAGTGGTTGAAGGAGATAGTTCATATGAAACACGTCAAGATCTAGATGTGGCCTTATCTAAGAAGGGAAATCTTCAAAGTGAGACAGGTGCATGGAAGCTTCAAGATGATATTTGGATTAAAGATATGGCGACTTTCAAGATCAAAAGAGAAGGTATCGAGCAGGTTTTAAACTAGTTGTATCAATAGCTTGAGTCGATTACTTGATTTTTAAGGTCAAGTAATCGACACTCAAAAACTATTTTTTTGCAGCAGCGATTTTCTTAGCGATTCTTGCTTTTTTCTTTCCCTGAGCAACTTTTCTTTTCATTTTTAGCGCGATTTGTTTTCTACCTTGGCCCATTTTATTCATCCTTTTTGGTCGGTTAATTAATTATAATTTTGATCGTCATATACTATTCAAAACAAGAAGGGAAATCTAGTATTTAATTGTT
Coding sequences within it:
- the dnaK gene encoding molecular chaperone DnaK, whose product is MGKIIGIDLGTTNSCVAVLENGTYKIIANAEGHNTTPSVVGFANNGEVLVGQVARRQSVTNPKKTLFGIKRLIGRKADALEVKKFMEVAPFEIIANKNGDAWVKVDGKEMSPQEVSAKILEKLKKAAEDYLGQPVTEAVITVPAYFNDAQRQATKDAGRIAGLDVKRIINEPTAAALAYGLDSKKDQNIAVFDLGGGTFDISILEITSDGVFEVKATNGDTFLGGEDFDYRIINYLAEEFKKEHGVDLRNDTMALQRLKEAAEKAKHELSNVNQTDVNLPFITADATGPKHLNVMITRAKFEQLIGDLIEKLVAPCKTCIKDSGLSLSEIHEVVLVGGAIRTPLVQAKVKEIFGKEPSKGVNPDEVVAAGAAIQGGVLAGDVKDVLLLDVTPLSLGIETLGGVSTKIIEKNTTIPTKKSQTFSTAQDNQPAVSIHVLQGEREFAKDNKTLGKFDLSGISPAPRGVPQIEVTFDIDANGIVHVSASDKATGKSQEIRITGGSGLTEEEIQRMVKDAEANRSADQERRQVVDTHNQLDGMIFASEKMIKDGEGKISAQSKTELEAAIVEAKTKLSSESIDELKGAVERLQNVSHKVATEMYQAAGGAPGAEGDAQGNPGAGSTDAGGSNKKNDDDVVDADYKEV
- the dnaJ gene encoding molecular chaperone DnaJ — encoded protein: MSTKRDYYEILGVQKSTPKDEIKKAYRKMAMQFHPDKNPGNPEAEAKFKEASEAAEVLLDDDKKARYDQFGHAGVNGQGGGGHGGFQNGDFGDFGDIFGDIFGDMLGGGRGRGRAGGGRRSTGRPGDDLQMGIDIDFSEAAFGTEKTISLTKNVRCETCSGSGAKAGSSPTTCDYCNGHGEVRRQQGFFTVSSTCPKCNGSGQMIKDPCGTCHGAGKRKKKVDLQVKIPAGIDQGQRLKLSNEGDAGSNGGPNGDLYVVINIRAHDIFERDEFDVHCTVPISFSQAALGAEMEVPTLSGKVALKIPAGTQSGVKMRLKGKGIQRLGGYGVGDQIVTVHVETPTKLTSEQKDLFHRLAEVDENSNPMSRGFFDKVKDLFQ
- a CDS encoding ABC transporter substrate-binding protein, whose product is MKSFVVVGLFLFVSSCSGVSMITPDRKVADNIDTSKLYRQDFLQKINAAKEKVRQGKSDLALKDLAAMKEANLSAPEKATRKNLIGVINFSGRKFDVASKNFEEALLSSKEDPALEAQIYLNLGSAYYKMNQNEKALATLSQANYKNLQDGEAKKFHQLHALLSQQLGKKEQSLSSLIRSLEDKKTITELTTEARYTQAEDLFMKLSPSERVRLLEEFDQEKNIAVPYLAYKEAERSFREGDQGRVKDYTDWIEKRYGDNTEVMTLVRSLGVRNQNNSTKIDVRYIGVALPLSGDLKGLGERALAGIDIALEDMSQDPEKKYRLEIKDTKGNPANGAFAVKDLIEVNNVAAIIGGLNSSEATKEYLEAKKYGVVFISLSKVLLPKEEKNHLLIEIPGSIESQVSLLFSDKMLGKIGKRPAILYPRNDIGEAYANEFWRQSKKNNLDITGLISFDTNQTDYRDPIKNILGIKFNREREEELSIVNDIAHLESKKSIKRLQNLQPQVDFDWVFVPALPRETVQLLPNFNYFDAFNLSYVGVPSWRSELMVNEGYRYGNVFFMDESMGTAETAFTQKFFAKFKKQPNFVETIAYDSLKILSEVVEGDSSYETRQDLDVALSKKGNLQSETGAWKLQDDIWIKDMATFKIKREGIEQVLN